The following is a genomic window from Amycolatopsis acidiphila.
TCGGCGGTCTCGGCCACCCGGCGCATCGCGGCCTTGCTGTTGCCCCCGATCCAGATCGGCGGGCCGGGACGCTGCGCCGGCCGGGGCAGCATGACCTGGCCGTGCGCCGGGAAGAACTCGTCGTCACGCTCGACGACCTCGCCCGACCAGGCCGCCCGCAACGCGCCGATCGCGGCGTCGAACCGGGGACCGCGGTCGGCGAAGGGCGCGTCCAGCACCTCGAACTCCGCCCGCTGGTATCCCGCGCCCATGCCGACCACGAGCCTGCCGCCGGAGAGCCGGTCGAGGCTGGCCGCCGACTTCGCCGCCAGGTACGGGTTGCGGTAACCGGCGACCAGTACGAAGGTCAGCAGCCGCACCCGGCTGGTCGCCGCCGCCATGAACGACAGCGCGACGAACGGATCGAAGGCGTGATGACCGCCGTTGGCGAGCCAGTCCTGCGCGGGGAACGGGTGGTCGGTCGTGGACACCATGTCGAACCCGCATTCCTCGGCCGCCACGGCGATGTCGGCCAGGTCGCGGTCGCCGATCCAGGTGTCCCAGTGCTTCACCGCGCGGGCGGGGAACTGGTAGTTGAGCTTCATGCGCTGTCCTTCGTCCAGAGTGCGGCCACTTCGGCCACGGTCGGTGTGGCACCGAGCAGCGCGATCGCGTAGCGCAACAAGTCCTGCGCGAACGACAACGGAAGCCCGAGCACGGCGTCGCGGACGACGGCCACCCGGTAGCCCAGGTTGACCGCCTCGACGGCCATCCCGAGCACCGCCTCGTTGAGCGACACCCCGCCGATCACCAGCGTGCGCACGTCCAGGCTGCGCAGCACCATGTCGAAGTCGGTGCCGGCGAAGGCCGACATCCCGTGGTGGCGGGCGTGCACGACGTCGTCCGGCCCGGGCGCCAGCTCGGGCACGATCTCGGCGGCCGGCGAGCCCGCTCGCAGGTACCCGGGGTCCCGCCCGAGGGTGACCGCCATCAGCGGGGTGTTGATCCGCGTCCCGACGTGACGGGGCCGGAACTGGAGCGTCGCGTGCACGACCGGCACCCCGGCACGGCGTGCGGCCGCGGTCAGCGTCGCCAGCTGTCCGATCAACCCCGCGGCGCGGACAGCGTCGCCGAGTTCGCGGGTGGCCGGCGACGCCAGGTCGCCGACGACACCGCGCTGCATCTCGGAGACGACGACGGCCGCCTGCGACGGATCGACCAGCTCGGCCAGTTCCATCGGTCCCCCTGGGTCAGTGAGCCGGGGCGATGAGCTCCTCGCCCAGCTTTCCTACGGTGTCCTCGGCCGCGCCGGGGTCGTCCCCGCAGACGACGACCACCACGCGGTCCACCCCGCGCTCGGCCAACGCGCCCACGTCGTCCTCCAGCCGCGCCGTGTCCCACCCGCGCCGGATGTCGAGCAACGGCCAGTGGCCGCTCACCACGACCTCGACGGCACCGGCCGGGCGCCCCTGCTCGACCGTCAGCGTCCGCAGCTGCGCGATGTGCCGGGACAGCTCGTCCAGCCCGTCGATGGGCGCGGTCCGCATGGTCCTGGCGAGCCGGCCGGTCGCGAGGATCGCCACCCAGCCTTCGGCGTGGCGGGCCGCCCGCAGCCGCCCCCACCGGCTGTTGCCGTGCACCCACAGCGGCGGGCCGGGCCGCTGGACCGGACCCGGCCGCGGGAGCGTCGCGCGGGCGGAGAAACCGTCGCCCTCGCGGGTGATCTCGGCACCCGACCACGCCGCACGCAGCACTTCCAGGGCTTCGTCGAACCGCTCCCGCCGCGTCTCGAAATCCATCCCGAGCGCCCGGAACTCGCCACGCAGGTAGCCGGTGCCGACGCCGAGGACCAGCCGCCCGCCGCTGAGGGCGTCCAGGCTGGCCGTCTGGTGCGCGGTGAGGAACGGGTTGCGGTACGGCAGCACCAGTACCCACGTCAACAGGCGGATCCGGGAGGTCACGGCGGCGCAGAAACCCAGCGCGGAGAACGGGTCCGCGCTGCCCTCTCCCCCGTTGCGCACCCACTTGGCCGACGGCGCCGGATGGTCGGTGAACCCGATCGAGGAGTACCCGCTGTCCTCCGCGGCGCGGGCGAAGCGGGTCACCGCCGAGGGCGAGAGGATCGCCGGCGTCCAGGCGGGGTCGGCCGTGGCGTGCTGCAGGTCGAACTTCACGCTCGCACCGGCACCCAGCCGCCGCCCTCGGCGCTGCGGTGGGCGGCGTCGATGATCTCCAGGCTGAGCAGCCCGTCGGCGAACGTCGGTATCGGCGTCGGTTTGCCCTCGAAGGCCGGCAGCCAGTCCTCGAGCATGAGGGCCATCGCGCGGCTCGCGTGGCCGGCGAGGCCGTGCGGCAACTGATCCGGTGCGGCCGGCGACCGCTCGGCGGGCGTCAGCGTCGCGAGACCGTCGTCGGTGGCCGCGCCCGCCCGGTAGCCGGTCTCCCGCAGGGTGCCGTCGCCGATCACCGTGCCGTCGGCGCCGAAGAGCTCCAGCCGGAAATGGTCGGCGTGGGCGCCGATCGTCGACACGCTCAGCACGGCGAGCGCGCCCGAGTCCATCCGCATCAGCAGCGCCGAGGTGTCGTCGGCGGTGACCTCCAGCGTCCCGCCGCCGGGCAGCGAGCGGACCGGGATGCTGCTGCGCACCTCGGCGCACACGGCGGTGGGACGGCCGAGCAACGTGCAGAGGTAGTCGAGGTCGTGCACCAGCATCCCGGCGAGGTAGCCGCCGCCCTGGGCGCGGTCGTACATCCAGGTGGCCTGCAAGGGCCGTTCGGGACGCCAGTAGGACGCGCTGCGGCTGACCCGGGCGAAGTACGCCGTGCCGAGCAGGCCGGCGCCGACGCGTTCGGTGATGGCGAGCCACTCCGGGTTCCACCGGTTCTCGAAGCAGCATCCCGTCGGCCGCCCCGCGGACTCGGCCGCCTTGACCATCTCGCGGGCCTGAGCCGGATCGGTCGCCAGCGGTTTCTCGCACAGCACCGCCTTGCCCGCGGCGAGTGCGGCCACGGTGATCTCGTGGTGCAGTGCGGTGGGCGTGGCCACCGAGACCACGTCGAGGTCGTCGCGGGTGACGAAGGAGCGCCAGTCGGTGGACGTGTCCTCGATCCCCAGGCGGCCGGCGACCTTGCCGAGCCGTTCGGGCGTGCGGGCGCAGAGCGCGACCGGCTCGAATCCCCCGGCCGCCCGGTAGGCGGGAACCTGGACGTGCGCTCCCCAGCCGACCCCCACGATGCCGACCCGCAGTGCCATGCCGCCTCCCGCTCATCGTTGCCCGGTCGACCACTAATCAGGTAGATATTATAGCTGAGAATACTGATTTACAACGCCAGGAGGACGCGTGACGGGAACGGGACCGCTGAGCGGGCTGCGGGTGCTGGAGCTCGCCGGCCTGGGTTCGGTCGCCGTCGCGGCGATGACCCTGGCCGACCTCGGTGCCGACGTGGTGCGGCTCGACCGGCCCTCGGGGCCCTACCCGGTGTCCGACGGCGATCCGATCCTGCGCGGGCGGCGCCACGTGCGTGCCGATCTCAAGACCGCCGAAGGCCGCGCGGCGGCGCTGGAGCTCGCCGCCTCCGCCGACGTCCTGCTCGAGTCCCTGCGGCCCGGCGTGGCCGAACGGCTCGGGGTCGGCCCGCGGATCTGCCTGGCCCGCAACCCGCGGCTGGTCTACGCCCGGGTCACCGGCTGGGGCCAGGACGGGCCGATGTCGCACCTGGGCGGGCACGACCTCAACTACGTCGCACTGACCGGGGTGCTGCGTGCGCTGGGCCGCGCGGACGAGCGCCCCGCACCGCCGCTGAACCTGCTCGGCTTCGCGGGCGGGGCGATCTTCGGCGTCGTCGGCGTGCTCGCGGCACTGCGCGAGGTCGAGCGCTCGGGGCGCGGTCAGGTCGTCGACGCGGCGATCGTCGACGGGGTCGGGCTGCTCGCACAGATGGTCTGGTCCTTCCGTCAGCGCGGGCAGTGGACCGAGGAGCGCGAAAGCAACCTCTTCGACGGCCACGCGCCGTTCTACGACACCTACCGCTGCGCCGACGGCGAGTTCGTCGCGGTCGCCGCGATGGAGCCGGTCTTCTACGCCAACCTCCTCGACGGGCTGGGCCTGGCCGGCGAGGACCTGCCCGCGCAGCTGGACGAGAAGGGCTGGCCGGTGTTGCGCGCCCGGTTCACCGAGGTCTTCGCCGGGCGCACGCGCGACGAGTGGGCCGCGGTGTTCGAGGGCCGCGACGCCTGCCTGACGCCGGTGCTGAGGTTCAGCGAGGCCGCCGTCCACCCGCATCTGGCCGCCCGGTCGGCGGTCGTCAGCCGCGACGGCGTCCAGCAGGCGGCTCCCGCGCCGCGGTTCTCCCGGACCACGACGAGCGCCGCCCCGCCCCCGGTGCCGGACTCGCTCACCGCCGTGCTCGCCGACTGGCGGGACCGCTGAGGGGCCGCCGGTCCGGCGCTCACCGCTTCATCTCGTAGATCCCGGTCGGTGCGTCGCATCGGACCTGCCGCGACGGCGCTCTCTAGACTGGGCGGCACCATGGACGAGTCAGCAGAACGGACGGTCGACACGAGCGACGCCGCGGAGGGCAAGCTCGGCCCGCGGGCGGCGCGCACGCGCAACGCCATCCTGCAGGCCTCGAAGCAGCTGTTCCTCGACCGCGGCTACGCGGGCACCCGGATCAACAACATCACCGACGCGTGCGGTATCTCCCGAGCCGGGTTCTACACCTACTTCCGCGACAAGCGGGAAATCTTCAACACCCTCGGCGAGGCGACCTACCACGAGCTGCTCGAGGTGATCGGCGCCCTGGACGACCTGCCCCGGCCGGCGTCCCGCGCCGACCTCGAGGGCTGGATCCGGCGGTACTTCGCGTTCATGGACGAGCACGGCGCGTTCATCCTGTCCGCGCAGTCGGGTCCGTCCGACGAGGACGTCCGGGTCGCGAGCAACCGGATGCAGATGCGGGTGGCGTTCCTGCTCGGGGTCGACCTGCGCGGCCGCCAGAAACATCCCACCGCCGCACCGGAGGCGCTCGGACTGGCCGCCCAGGCCATGATGGACCGCTCCTGGTATCACTGCCGCGCGCAGCAGCTGCCCATCGACGAGGACGACGTCATCGGCGTCATCACCGACTTCTTCGTGGCCGCGCTGGCGGGCTGACCCGGCTCAGCGGGTGCTCAGCAGCATCGCGCCGCCGACCGGCCCGCCGCCGACGCCGACGACCGCGACCTCGGGATCGCCCGCGACCTGCCGCTCGCCGCCCTCGCCCCAGAGCTGGACGCACGCCTCGTGCAGGAAGCCCATGCCGTGCAGGCGCCCGCCCGAGAGCTGGCCGCCACTGGTGTTGAGCGGCAGCGTCCCCTCGAGCGCGATCCGCCCGCCGTCGTCGAGGAACTCGCCGACCTTGCCGTGCTCGCAGAACCCGAGCGCCTCCAGCCACATCACGGTCAGGAAGCTGAAGCCGTCGTAGAGCTGCGCGACGTCCACGTCGGCAGGGCGCAGGCGGGTCCGGTCCCACAAGGTCGCCGCGGCGTCGTGCGCCGCCATGGTCGTCAGGTCCGCGCGCTGGTCCCAGGTGGCGCGCTCGAACATGCCGGTACCGACCGACTCGACGGTCAGCGGATGGCGCGGCAGGCCCTTCGCGGCGTCCCGGCGGGAGATGACGACGGCGGTGGCCCCGTCGCAGGGGACGTCGCAGTCGTACAGGCACAGCGGTTCCGAGATCATCCGCGCGCCGAGGTAGTCGTCCATCGTCATCGGATCGCGGTAGATCGCGTCGGGGTTGAGCCCGGCGTTGCGGCGCGCGTTGAGCGCGATGGTGCCCAGGTGCTCGCGGGCGAGGCCGAACTCGTGCATGTACCGCTGGGCCGGCATGGCCAGCCAGTTGGCCGCCGAGAGGGCGCCGAAGGGGCCGGTGTACTCCAGGTGCGGTGGCAGCTGACCGCCGGCGAACAGCACCGAGGCCCGGCCGCGGCTGGCCTGCGCGGTGGACTCCCACACCGACCGGAACACGACCACGTGGTCGGCGAGCCCGAGCGTCACCGCCATGCAGGCCTCGATGGCCGGACCGATCTGCGCCGCGGTCTCGGTCGCGGAGAGGTACCAGCGGCTGCGCAGGCCGAGCGCGTTGCGCACGTCGTGCACGTTCGCGCCGGAGAACCCGGGATCGGGCACGCCGGGGCCGGGATAGCTGGCGATGCCGTCGACGTCCTCGGGCCGCAGACCCGCGTCGGCGATCGCACGCAGGACCGCCTCGACCGTCAGCTCCAGCCCGGTGCGCCCGAGCCTGCGGCCGACCTGGGACTTGCCCGCACCCGTGAGCACCGCCTTGCCCGCGAACGGCCCGCCGCTCATCGCTTCCCCCCAGCCGGCCGGAACAGCGGCAGCGCGAGCATGCAGTCCGGGCCTTCCCATTCCTCGAAGAACACTTCCACCTCGAGTCCGATCCGGACGTCCTCCGGCGCGATGTCGACGATGTTGGTGATGAGCCGGACGTCGGGCTCATCGGCCAGCTCGACCATGGCCACGACGTAGGGCGGCGCGAACCCGGGCACCCAGGGCTGCCGGTTGATCGTGAACGCGGCGACGGTGGCGCGCCCCGACACCGGCTCCGGGCCGACCTCCAGGCTGTGGCACCGCCAGCAGACCGGCCCCGGGGGGTGGAAGAAACGGTGGCAGGACCGGCAGCGGTGGATCAGCAGCTGCCCGTCGAGGCCGCCTGTCCACAACTTCGCCGACTCCGGACTGGGACTGGGCAGCAACCGCTGCTCGGGCCGGACATAGCTGGTCACGTGCTGACCCTAGAAGAACTTGACATATTCGTCAATTACGAGTCTGATGCGAGCAAAGCCACGGAGTTCGGGAGGCGCCCGCGATGGGTCATCGCTACCTCGGTTACGAAACCCTCGAGGGGGGCCGGATCGCCCGCATCACGCTGAACCGGCCGCAGGCCCGGAACGCGCAGAACCGTGGCCTGCTGGTCGAACTGGGCGAGGCGTTCGAGCGGGCCGAAGCCGATGACGCGGTGCGGGTGGTGATCCTGCGTGGCGCGGGCGCCTCGTTCTCCGCCGGGCACGACCTCGGCACCGCGGAAAGCCTGGCCGAGCGGGAGCCGGGGCCGGACCAGCATCCGACGTACCGGCGCAACGGCAGCACACTCGGCGGTGCCGAGGGCCGGGTGCGGCAGGAATGGCACTACTACTACGAGAACACCAAGCGCTGGCGCAACCTCCGCAAGATCACCATCGCGCAGGTGCACGGAAACGTGCTCTCCGCCGGACTGATGCTGATGTGGTGCTGCGACCTGATCGTCGCCACCGAGGGCACGGTCTTCGCCGACGTCGTCGGCACCCGGCTGGGCATGTGCGGCGTCGAGTACTTCGCGCACCCGTGGGAGTTCGGCCCGCGCAAGGCGAAGGAGCTGCTGCTCACCGGCGACTCGCTGGGCGCGGACGAGGCGCACGCGCTGGGCATGGTGAGCAAGGTCTTCAGGGCCGACGAGGTCTCCGAGCGCACGCTGGAGTTCGCGGCCCGGGTCGCGAAGGTGCCCTCGATGGCGGCACTGCTCATCAAGGAGTCGGTCAACCAGTCCCAGGACGCCATGGGGTTCAGCACCGCGCTTGACTCGTGCT
Proteins encoded in this region:
- a CDS encoding thiolase family protein, encoding MSGGPFAGKAVLTGAGKSQVGRRLGRTGLELTVEAVLRAIADAGLRPEDVDGIASYPGPGVPDPGFSGANVHDVRNALGLRSRWYLSATETAAQIGPAIEACMAVTLGLADHVVVFRSVWESTAQASRGRASVLFAGGQLPPHLEYTGPFGALSAANWLAMPAQRYMHEFGLAREHLGTIALNARRNAGLNPDAIYRDPMTMDDYLGARMISEPLCLYDCDVPCDGATAVVISRRDAAKGLPRHPLTVESVGTGMFERATWDQRADLTTMAAHDAAATLWDRTRLRPADVDVAQLYDGFSFLTVMWLEALGFCEHGKVGEFLDDGGRIALEGTLPLNTSGGQLSGGRLHGMGFLHEACVQLWGEGGERQVAGDPEVAVVGVGGGPVGGAMLLSTR
- a CDS encoding LLM class F420-dependent oxidoreductase produces the protein MKFDLQHATADPAWTPAILSPSAVTRFARAAEDSGYSSIGFTDHPAPSAKWVRNGGEGSADPFSALGFCAAVTSRIRLLTWVLVLPYRNPFLTAHQTASLDALSGGRLVLGVGTGYLRGEFRALGMDFETRRERFDEALEVLRAAWSGAEITREGDGFSARATLPRPGPVQRPGPPLWVHGNSRWGRLRAARHAEGWVAILATGRLARTMRTAPIDGLDELSRHIAQLRTLTVEQGRPAGAVEVVVSGHWPLLDIRRGWDTARLEDDVGALAERGVDRVVVVVCGDDPGAAEDTVGKLGEELIAPAH
- a CDS encoding LLM class F420-dependent oxidoreductase encodes the protein MKLNYQFPARAVKHWDTWIGDRDLADIAVAAEECGFDMVSTTDHPFPAQDWLANGGHHAFDPFVALSFMAAATSRVRLLTFVLVAGYRNPYLAAKSAASLDRLSGGRLVVGMGAGYQRAEFEVLDAPFADRGPRFDAAIGALRAAWSGEVVERDDEFFPAHGQVMLPRPAQRPGPPIWIGGNSKAAMRRVAETADGWLPFEQPAAMAVVTGTPELTAGGLGERIAQLREMRSAAGRPPEFDVCFTPAPTRDPQRAAEQLAAVLPEYERAGVTYVSIDAQARGIDDCLREIELLGKALAPSTSD
- a CDS encoding cysteine hydrolase family protein, which gives rise to MELAELVDPSQAAVVVSEMQRGVVGDLASPATRELGDAVRAAGLIGQLATLTAAARRAGVPVVHATLQFRPRHVGTRINTPLMAVTLGRDPGYLRAGSPAAEIVPELAPGPDDVVHARHHGMSAFAGTDFDMVLRSLDVRTLVIGGVSLNEAVLGMAVEAVNLGYRVAVVRDAVLGLPLSFAQDLLRYAIALLGATPTVAEVAALWTKDSA
- a CDS encoding Gfo/Idh/MocA family protein, which produces MALRVGIVGVGWGAHVQVPAYRAAGGFEPVALCARTPERLGKVAGRLGIEDTSTDWRSFVTRDDLDVVSVATPTALHHEITVAALAAGKAVLCEKPLATDPAQAREMVKAAESAGRPTGCCFENRWNPEWLAITERVGAGLLGTAYFARVSRSASYWRPERPLQATWMYDRAQGGGYLAGMLVHDLDYLCTLLGRPTAVCAEVRSSIPVRSLPGGGTLEVTADDTSALLMRMDSGALAVLSVSTIGAHADHFRLELFGADGTVIGDGTLRETGYRAGAATDDGLATLTPAERSPAAPDQLPHGLAGHASRAMALMLEDWLPAFEGKPTPIPTFADGLLSLEIIDAAHRSAEGGGWVPVRA
- a CDS encoding CaiB/BaiF CoA transferase family protein, which gives rise to MTGTGPLSGLRVLELAGLGSVAVAAMTLADLGADVVRLDRPSGPYPVSDGDPILRGRRHVRADLKTAEGRAAALELAASADVLLESLRPGVAERLGVGPRICLARNPRLVYARVTGWGQDGPMSHLGGHDLNYVALTGVLRALGRADERPAPPLNLLGFAGGAIFGVVGVLAALREVERSGRGQVVDAAIVDGVGLLAQMVWSFRQRGQWTEERESNLFDGHAPFYDTYRCADGEFVAVAAMEPVFYANLLDGLGLAGEDLPAQLDEKGWPVLRARFTEVFAGRTRDEWAAVFEGRDACLTPVLRFSEAAVHPHLAARSAVVSRDGVQQAAPAPRFSRTTTSAAPPPVPDSLTAVLADWRDR
- a CDS encoding TetR/AcrR family transcriptional regulator; protein product: MDESAERTVDTSDAAEGKLGPRAARTRNAILQASKQLFLDRGYAGTRINNITDACGISRAGFYTYFRDKREIFNTLGEATYHELLEVIGALDDLPRPASRADLEGWIRRYFAFMDEHGAFILSAQSGPSDEDVRVASNRMQMRVAFLLGVDLRGRQKHPTAAPEALGLAAQAMMDRSWYHCRAQQLPIDEDDVIGVITDFFVAALAG
- a CDS encoding Zn-ribbon domain-containing OB-fold protein; translation: MTSYVRPEQRLLPSPSPESAKLWTGGLDGQLLIHRCRSCHRFFHPPGPVCWRCHSLEVGPEPVSGRATVAAFTINRQPWVPGFAPPYVVAMVELADEPDVRLITNIVDIAPEDVRIGLEVEVFFEEWEGPDCMLALPLFRPAGGKR
- a CDS encoding enoyl-CoA hydratase; protein product: MGHRYLGYETLEGGRIARITLNRPQARNAQNRGLLVELGEAFERAEADDAVRVVILRGAGASFSAGHDLGTAESLAEREPGPDQHPTYRRNGSTLGGAEGRVRQEWHYYYENTKRWRNLRKITIAQVHGNVLSAGLMLMWCCDLIVATEGTVFADVVGTRLGMCGVEYFAHPWEFGPRKAKELLLTGDSLGADEAHALGMVSKVFRADEVSERTLEFAARVAKVPSMAALLIKESVNQSQDAMGFSTALDSCFTLHQLNHAHWSEVSGGQVYVGTADYGLDDWRAAPAILPARRDTP